One genomic window of Methanosalsum zhilinae DSM 4017 includes the following:
- a CDS encoding COG1470 family protein, with the protein MTYKKHILLLILVVYLFIIFISNPVYADETESEWVKVDDFRLYWGDSIKLNNHTIEAIEFSEPRKRYSNEDYVMIYITDNSRQWNAILSRNNTQMDNNIVLDERFKVNVTEIVTGFNITTPYAEFEFYEKEEDEEDIEFIMDSWINSTIDFDASAGHSVHLDERIYINVDVNNLKDIHFEDVKVISSYPDNFIYDPDKDIEWNFELKPNGKNTFSYSLKSLKPGEFTIPGFELRLTHLGVTYRKYTDDFDIEIYGPYLEIDKSLSSDSAEKGDILDVSVSIRNKGNRAANVKFKDEIPDFFKYVDGDTRINKVLQPSGEHSIQYSVEVIESGSLVIPSAEVLATDTRGIEYLFISERIGLEVSNGDRPYIEDDNGEYGHSDVPDEPTVAYPDEAEKSGFLKEFIRIIKSRLNL; encoded by the coding sequence ATGACTTATAAAAAGCATATACTCTTGTTGATCCTTGTTGTTTACCTATTTATTATCTTTATATCAAATCCTGTATATGCAGATGAGACTGAATCTGAATGGGTTAAAGTTGATGATTTCAGGTTATACTGGGGAGACAGTATCAAATTAAATAATCATACAATAGAAGCCATTGAGTTTTCTGAACCCAGAAAAAGATATTCTAATGAAGATTATGTTATGATCTACATAACAGATAATTCCAGGCAATGGAATGCAATTTTGTCCAGAAACAATACACAGATGGATAACAATATTGTACTGGATGAACGATTTAAAGTCAATGTAACTGAAATAGTCACAGGTTTTAATATTACCACGCCATATGCTGAATTTGAATTCTATGAAAAGGAAGAAGATGAAGAAGATATTGAATTTATCATGGATTCCTGGATTAATTCAACTATAGATTTTGATGCATCAGCAGGCCATTCGGTACATTTAGATGAGCGAATTTATATCAATGTTGATGTTAATAACTTGAAGGACATCCACTTTGAAGATGTTAAGGTAATCTCTTCCTATCCGGATAATTTTATTTATGATCCAGATAAGGATATTGAATGGAATTTTGAACTAAAACCCAATGGTAAGAATACATTCAGTTATTCTTTAAAGTCTCTGAAGCCAGGAGAATTTACTATTCCCGGCTTTGAATTGAGATTAACTCATCTGGGAGTGACCTATCGTAAATACACTGATGATTTTGATATTGAAATCTATGGTCCTTATCTGGAAATTGATAAATCTTTATCTTCAGATAGTGCAGAAAAAGGAGATATCCTTGATGTCAGTGTCAGTATCAGAAATAAAGGAAATCGTGCAGCAAATGTGAAATTTAAAGACGAGATCCCTGACTTTTTCAAATATGTAGATGGAGATACCAGAATAAATAAAGTTCTTCAACCATCCGGTGAACACTCCATTCAATATTCAGTAGAAGTCATTGAGAGTGGTTCATTGGTTATCCCCTCAGCTGAGGTTTTGGCAACTGATACCCGAGGCATTGAATATTTGTTTATATCCGAACGAATTGGACTTGAAGTATCTAATGGGGATAGGCCCTATATAGAGGATGATAATGGCGAATATGGACATTCAGATGTTCCTGATGAACCGACAGTTGCTTATCCGGATGAGGCTGAAAAATCCGGGTTTTTGAAAGAGTTTATTAGAATAATTAAAAGCAGGTTAAATCTTTAA
- a CDS encoding BatD family protein — MFIIIVAGVTSTATAKDHKYEEMWVYYGNFDINVNDKVKIEEHTIRVHSIDEDSPSSILLHYKNDIFKQAYVVDTELNNYIVIEGDLKVKIESISKDYLSVETSVRTLEPTWVLLDEKDMRISDKMQLNDFSITLDDSTGDSYQFIVEYQDSSEYIDLNSNDSKTLYNDFLIEISKKDSEKTVNVKLYQNPIPSIDLYFEGLERSYSPGENIFYELIIENTGDVPLRNICAQIKTNGGDEKSIMISTLLPSESFKEKLNIEASFEPEGYTIDIEGEVLAYTHDRKEHHSSDSVSINVPGYMSIAKRVQPSETTLENSEFEVTLDISNMASDAKKITVIDQIPNGFIQMDNSEMKWDVEVGPGTTKNITYTILSMNPGDYDMGSAAIEWRDGNTDYRVKSNNPGVTIYGADLDVDRYLSKDDIHLDEYLDVNFNIMNKGNENAYVKINDTVPEDMELVYGDTSWNGTVSAGEEYKFSYVLKPLSAGKFDISSLEIRYSDASGHENTIYLQELEFNVNDYQKEGQIKSPESDHPESLASIGRWNTISFLTLSFIFLLALISMVPICGYIFINERKK, encoded by the coding sequence TTGTTCATCATTATTGTGGCCGGTGTTACATCAACTGCTACGGCTAAAGACCACAAGTATGAAGAGATGTGGGTCTATTATGGGAATTTTGATATAAATGTCAATGATAAAGTGAAGATTGAGGAGCACACTATAAGGGTTCATAGTATTGATGAAGATTCACCCTCCTCAATCCTGCTTCATTATAAAAACGATATTTTTAAACAGGCTTATGTTGTTGATACTGAGCTAAACAATTATATTGTAATTGAAGGGGACTTAAAGGTTAAAATTGAAAGTATATCAAAGGATTACCTATCAGTTGAGACTTCTGTGCGTACATTGGAACCTACATGGGTCCTACTGGATGAAAAAGATATGCGAATATCTGATAAAATGCAGCTAAATGACTTTTCAATAACACTTGATGATTCAACCGGTGATTCCTATCAATTTATAGTAGAATACCAGGACTCTTCTGAATATATTGATCTGAACTCCAATGATTCAAAAACCCTGTATAACGATTTTTTGATTGAAATCAGTAAAAAAGATTCTGAAAAAACAGTGAATGTAAAATTATATCAAAATCCCATCCCATCAATTGATCTGTATTTTGAAGGCCTAGAAAGATCCTATTCTCCAGGTGAAAATATTTTTTATGAACTTATCATTGAAAATACAGGTGATGTTCCACTAAGGAATATATGTGCCCAGATCAAAACGAATGGGGGTGATGAAAAATCCATTATGATTTCAACTCTGTTGCCATCTGAATCTTTTAAAGAAAAATTAAACATTGAAGCATCTTTTGAACCAGAAGGATATACAATAGATATTGAAGGTGAAGTTTTAGCTTATACTCATGATAGAAAGGAGCACCACAGTTCAGATTCTGTTTCTATAAATGTTCCTGGGTATATGAGTATTGCTAAGAGAGTTCAGCCATCAGAGACTACACTAGAGAATTCTGAATTTGAGGTAACTCTTGATATTAGTAATATGGCAAGTGATGCAAAAAAGATTACTGTCATTGACCAGATACCTAACGGGTTCATACAAATGGATAATAGCGAAATGAAGTGGGATGTTGAAGTTGGTCCAGGGACCACTAAAAACATAACTTATACTATATTATCCATGAATCCCGGTGATTATGATATGGGATCTGCTGCTATTGAATGGAGAGATGGTAATACAGATTATAGAGTAAAATCGAATAATCCAGGTGTAACGATCTACGGTGCAGATCTGGATGTTGACAGATATTTAAGTAAGGATGATATACACCTGGACGAATACCTAGATGTTAACTTCAATATAATGAATAAAGGAAACGAAAATGCGTACGTCAAGATAAATGATACCGTTCCTGAGGACATGGAGCTGGTGTATGGAGATACTTCCTGGAATGGTACTGTATCTGCAGGTGAAGAATATAAGTTTTCATATGTTCTAAAGCCTCTTAGTGCCGGTAAATTTGATATTTCATCACTGGAAATTCGCTATTCAGATGCCAGTGGCCATGAAAATACTATTTATTTACAGGAACTTGAGTTCAATGTAAATGATTATCAAAAAGAAGGCCAGATAAAATCTCCGGAGTCAGATCATCCTGAATCTTTAGCATCTATTGGCCGATGGAATACAATAAGTTTTTTAACTTTATCGTTTATATTTCTTTTAGCTCTGATATCGATGGTACCGATTTGTGGATATATATTCATCAATGAAAGGAAAAAATAA
- a CDS encoding FlaD/FlaE family flagellar protein gives MVNSSNNNHKKGSYEDYDQNPDEGLPWENKVNKDQRNDKAISLTNAFDDIPLEEAPLEFGSKTVDNSTDEDVELPSPPFLDDIPDLSQINAEVEPDILEKKVKESEFQHFEHIRSDAESAMISELDKNKFPEIDPETAQWADNPGAKDEFENVFQIADNNPAMINKNANFEGLSENSALSAGRKATDKVDPNETIAKIKDRLLKNHEKLQSLDYNYSLDESDDELKPDTDRNEEADDILDMDSPKQYHESFNKTSEQESKMLNKSNDSLAGNEKDDISFHKVPDSGSINPEKLPEDPADQYNKAFIEAIDSSGNNLDQNQSETNNSATRGTSTSPNLFPGEHFSGNFNEKKSQFNEDNLFQQDSKQSGVAAGSAGKIGSFFKKIVKSIKGGGNLIERMDEISLDLASTRKDDDKQDRDLSESLFDDEPDFFNSPFSQKKPDNNVAENVDSYVQASEKTENRPKKSLLDASLDDIRNVYNIPEESISDTQIQAFIQGAKELIPDIATEDIKHDNISESVSSIKSCNSDIFSSPEGSVAFENKSSLDETSERKMSEREIDEIKREIQALSSSISSFENLPDNLRSFQEDLISTVASEVEIANNRTEELENQLRNLVKMIESFSIDHNNTQQNILNMKKELADYTNSYNELEGVVHNIELENKSNYEMLNEKVSKIDQLDGIESIVHGLEASQENVNESLEAIGTSISTLLNDLSEVHSLNEQLRSQVENDITTVYQEMGQLTRYFETEIKKIRARNLSSGSSSMEQNVYLSHIEKNSVNIKLCMEWLEFLLEIVGKNNIPDILSYYVELGWISEEVRLELLRYADGINYFADGVTWKLSPDDHVKSIWFIERLAGLNIDKNMLTIIDRDVANIKQGIRMHNSF, from the coding sequence ATGGTTAATTCATCAAACAATAATCACAAAAAAGGTTCATACGAAGACTATGATCAAAATCCAGATGAAGGACTACCCTGGGAGAATAAAGTTAATAAGGATCAAAGAAACGATAAGGCTATTTCATTAACAAATGCATTTGATGATATACCATTAGAGGAAGCACCACTGGAGTTTGGATCAAAAACAGTAGATAATTCAACTGATGAAGATGTAGAATTGCCATCACCACCATTTTTAGATGATATACCTGACCTTTCCCAGATAAATGCAGAGGTCGAACCTGATATTCTGGAAAAGAAAGTTAAGGAAAGCGAATTTCAGCACTTTGAACATATAAGGTCTGATGCAGAATCTGCTATGATTTCTGAACTGGACAAAAATAAGTTCCCTGAGATTGATCCTGAAACTGCTCAATGGGCTGATAACCCGGGAGCAAAAGATGAGTTTGAGAATGTTTTCCAAATTGCCGATAATAATCCAGCGATGATCAATAAAAATGCTAATTTTGAGGGCTTATCTGAGAATTCGGCTTTATCAGCTGGAAGGAAAGCAACTGATAAAGTTGATCCAAATGAGACCATTGCAAAAATCAAAGACAGATTACTGAAAAATCATGAAAAATTACAGAGTCTCGATTATAATTATTCTCTGGATGAATCAGATGATGAATTAAAACCTGATACTGACAGGAATGAAGAGGCTGATGATATTCTGGATATGGATTCTCCTAAACAGTATCATGAATCATTTAATAAGACATCAGAACAGGAAAGCAAGATGTTAAATAAGTCCAATGACTCTCTGGCCGGGAACGAAAAGGATGACATTTCTTTTCATAAAGTTCCAGATTCTGGAAGTATCAATCCGGAAAAATTGCCTGAAGATCCTGCTGATCAATATAATAAGGCATTCATTGAAGCTATTGACTCATCTGGAAATAATCTGGACCAGAACCAATCTGAAACTAATAATAGTGCTACCAGGGGAACTTCAACATCACCTAACCTGTTTCCAGGTGAACATTTTTCGGGTAATTTTAATGAAAAAAAGTCCCAATTCAATGAAGATAACCTTTTTCAACAGGACAGTAAGCAAAGTGGAGTAGCTGCTGGTTCAGCCGGAAAAATAGGTTCATTTTTCAAAAAGATTGTTAAGAGCATAAAAGGTGGGGGTAATCTTATTGAAAGAATGGATGAAATAAGCCTGGACCTGGCTTCAACCCGCAAGGATGATGATAAGCAGGATAGAGATCTGTCTGAATCTCTATTTGATGATGAACCTGATTTTTTCAACAGTCCATTCAGTCAGAAAAAGCCGGATAATAATGTGGCTGAAAATGTGGATTCTTATGTTCAAGCATCTGAAAAAACCGAGAATAGGCCAAAAAAAAGTCTCCTTGATGCTTCTTTAGATGATATCAGAAATGTGTACAATATTCCAGAAGAATCGATTTCAGATACTCAAATCCAGGCTTTTATCCAGGGAGCTAAGGAATTGATACCTGATATTGCCACAGAAGATATAAAACACGATAATATTTCGGAATCTGTTTCATCAATAAAATCTTGTAATTCTGATATATTTTCCAGTCCAGAGGGGTCCGTGGCTTTTGAGAATAAGTCATCTCTTGATGAAACGTCAGAAAGAAAGATGTCAGAAAGAGAGATTGATGAAATTAAACGGGAGATACAGGCTCTGTCTTCATCCATATCATCCTTTGAAAATTTACCTGATAATCTTCGATCCTTCCAGGAAGATCTGATTTCAACAGTTGCCAGTGAAGTTGAGATTGCTAATAATAGAACCGAAGAACTTGAAAATCAGCTGAGAAACCTGGTGAAAATGATAGAATCTTTTTCTATTGATCATAATAACACACAACAAAATATTTTGAATATGAAAAAAGAACTGGCTGATTATACTAATTCTTATAATGAGCTGGAGGGGGTAGTACACAACATAGAACTGGAAAATAAATCTAATTATGAAATGCTGAATGAAAAAGTATCAAAGATAGATCAACTTGACGGGATTGAATCAATTGTTCATGGTCTGGAGGCTAGTCAGGAAAATGTAAATGAGTCTCTGGAAGCAATCGGAACGAGCATATCTACATTACTCAATGACCTATCTGAAGTCCATAGCTTGAATGAACAACTCAGGTCCCAGGTTGAGAATGATATAACCACGGTTTACCAGGAAATGGGGCAGCTAACCAGATATTTTGAAACTGAAATAAAAAAAATACGGGCAAGAAACTTATCTTCAGGTTCATCTTCAATGGAGCAGAATGTATATTTAAGTCATATCGAAAAAAATTCTGTAAATATCAAACTGTGCATGGAATGGCTTGAATTCTTGCTGGAAATTGTGGGGAAAAACAATATTCCGGACATATTATCCTATTATGTTGAATTGGGATGGATAAGTGAAGAAGTTCGCCTTGAACTTTTAAGATATGCAGATGGAATTAACTATTTTGCAGATGGAGTGACCTGGAAGCTTTCACCGGATGACCATGTAAAATCAATATGGTTCATTGAAAGACTGGCAGGATTGAATATCGACAAAAATATGCTTACCATCATTGACAGAGACGTTGCAAATATAAAGCAAGGTATAAGAATGCACAACTCATTTTGA